The following coding sequences are from one Lycium ferocissimum isolate CSIRO_LF1 chromosome 3, AGI_CSIRO_Lferr_CH_V1, whole genome shotgun sequence window:
- the LOC132050954 gene encoding glycine-rich protein DOT1-like, translated as MVNKSLCFCFLNRKSSKAKQEGSSSHSKSSHRSRGINNAMSADSYGSNHVGATTNPGGNNAGAAALAVIATSHIADMDGSSHGGGGGGGGDGGGGGGE; from the exons ATGGTTAATAAAAGCTTGTGTTTTTGCTTCCTAAATCGTAAGAGCAGCAAAGCTAAGCAAGAAGGATCATCTTCACATTCAAAATCAAGTCACAGAAGTAGAGGTATCAACAACGCCATGTCAGCCGACAGTTATGGTAGTAACCACGTCGGAGCCACCACCAATCCAG GTGGCAACAACGCGGGAGCAGCCGCATTAGCGGTCATCGCCACGTCACATATAGCTGACATGGATGGTAGTTCTCATGGCGGTGGTGGTGGCGGTGGAGGCGACGGTGGTGGCGGAGGAGGAGAATGA